The Prevotella sp. oral taxon 299 str. F0039 genome has a segment encoding these proteins:
- a CDS encoding 4-alpha-glucanotransferase, with translation MKASNITFNIQYSTTYGEELLLNLIYFDKEGIERTSIYRMKTLDGHNWRVHIQQLPSDGIKAFHYYYSIERNAEIIKSEWQLQTHFFDFNATCDKNYEVFDIWTDAPQDTYLYSSAFTNCINQREIKTLEPNDYAITLRLVVHAPQLRSFERLAVVGDLDVLGAWNINKALFMTEQQHNEWVIDINASSFVGEKIEFKFVAINKQNQSFSLWETENNRSLSIPLVNKGNTLVYSLNQAFFDICDIRLAGTLIPLFSLRTNNSFGIGDFGDLKRMIDFMSCTNQRVLQLLPINDTTSSGTWKDSYPYSCVSVFALHPQYINLNALPSLRDKEQHLRFQKLQKELNSLEHVDYERVNCAKNEYLSLLYKQEGTKILGSKEFSVFFENNQEWLVPYALYCSLRDKYKTPLCSNWGEYREWNDSWRTTLSNPKSKEYKAVAYYYFVQYLLFSQMKDAHAYALSKQVILKGDIPIGVDRHSCDVWVEPKYFNLNSQAGAPPDAFSTNGQNWGFPTYNWNEMLKDNCAWWTKRFQHMSQFFDAYRIDHVLGFFRIWSIPYDSIHGLLGQFEPAIALSKDEIEAYGLHFQEKLFTTPFIADWVIERVFKEHSEEVKQTYLELDHDDIYRLKPNFDTQRKIAEAFEGKHSEKDNWLREGLFALVSNVLFIRDNHNPHLFHPRITAQLNHMYEALWQHDKDSFNRLYDDYYYKRNNHYWYCEAMKKLPRLVQATKMLVCAEDLGMIPSCVEWVMKELRIFSLEIQSMPKDPHVRFGYLNRNPYQSVSTISTHDMPTLRLWWDENNEQTQDYYNNMLYHSGCAPHPLTGQLAQEIIEGHLHSPSALCVISLQDWLAMDEKIRLSDPQSERINIPANPNHYWRYRMHISIEDLIANHELVNRITGMLRTSGR, from the coding sequence ATGAAAGCATCAAATATCACATTCAATATTCAATATAGCACTACTTATGGTGAGGAGTTGCTTTTGAATCTTATTTATTTTGATAAGGAGGGAATAGAACGGACATCTATTTATAGAATGAAAACATTGGACGGGCATAATTGGAGGGTTCATATTCAACAACTTCCATCCGATGGTATCAAAGCATTTCACTATTATTATAGCATTGAAAGAAATGCAGAGATAATAAAATCAGAATGGCAACTACAAACTCATTTCTTCGATTTTAATGCAACTTGTGATAAGAACTATGAGGTTTTTGATATTTGGACAGATGCACCTCAGGATACATATTTATATAGTTCTGCTTTTACAAACTGTATAAATCAACGAGAAATAAAAACTCTTGAACCTAATGATTATGCTATTACGCTTCGTTTAGTAGTGCATGCTCCTCAATTAAGGTCATTTGAACGTCTTGCAGTTGTAGGTGATTTAGATGTATTAGGAGCATGGAATATCAATAAAGCGTTGTTTATGACAGAACAACAGCATAACGAATGGGTTATTGATATTAACGCATCGTCGTTTGTTGGGGAGAAAATTGAGTTTAAATTTGTTGCTATAAATAAACAAAATCAGAGTTTCTCATTATGGGAAACAGAAAATAATCGCTCCCTTTCAATCCCTCTTGTCAACAAAGGCAATACACTTGTATACTCATTAAATCAAGCATTCTTTGATATTTGTGATATTCGTTTAGCTGGAACCTTGATTCCTTTGTTCTCATTGCGCACTAATAACAGCTTTGGAATTGGCGACTTTGGCGACTTAAAACGCATGATTGATTTCATGTCGTGCACCAATCAACGAGTACTTCAATTGTTGCCAATCAACGATACTACATCTTCTGGAACATGGAAAGATAGCTATCCCTATAGTTGTGTTAGTGTTTTTGCTCTTCATCCACAATATATCAATCTAAATGCATTACCTTCTTTAAGAGATAAAGAACAACATTTGCGTTTCCAAAAGCTGCAAAAAGAACTTAATAGTCTAGAGCATGTTGATTATGAGAGGGTGAATTGTGCTAAGAATGAATATCTATCACTTCTTTATAAACAAGAGGGAACCAAAATATTAGGATCAAAAGAATTCTCAGTTTTCTTTGAAAATAATCAAGAATGGCTTGTACCTTATGCCTTATATTGTTCTTTACGAGATAAGTATAAGACACCTTTATGTAGTAATTGGGGCGAATATCGAGAGTGGAACGATAGTTGGCGTACGACATTATCAAATCCTAAAAGCAAGGAGTATAAGGCGGTTGCTTACTATTACTTTGTTCAATATCTTTTATTCTCACAAATGAAAGATGCGCATGCTTATGCTCTTAGCAAGCAAGTGATATTGAAAGGAGACATTCCTATTGGTGTAGACCGACATAGTTGCGACGTTTGGGTAGAACCAAAGTATTTTAATCTCAACTCACAAGCAGGTGCACCACCTGATGCTTTCTCTACAAATGGCCAGAATTGGGGCTTCCCTACGTATAATTGGAACGAGATGTTGAAAGACAATTGTGCGTGGTGGACAAAGCGTTTTCAACACATGTCGCAGTTTTTTGATGCCTATCGCATCGATCATGTCTTAGGTTTCTTTAGAATTTGGAGTATTCCCTATGATTCAATTCATGGACTTTTAGGACAGTTTGAACCTGCTATTGCCTTATCAAAAGACGAAATAGAAGCTTATGGTTTGCATTTTCAAGAAAAGTTATTCACCACTCCTTTTATTGCAGATTGGGTAATTGAGCGTGTCTTTAAGGAGCATTCTGAAGAAGTAAAACAAACGTATTTGGAATTAGATCATGATGATATATATCGTTTAAAGCCTAATTTCGATACACAAAGAAAGATTGCTGAGGCCTTTGAAGGAAAACATTCTGAAAAAGATAATTGGTTGCGTGAAGGATTATTTGCGCTAGTAAGTAATGTTCTTTTTATCAGAGATAATCACAATCCTCATCTCTTCCATCCACGGATAACAGCCCAATTGAATCATATGTATGAGGCTTTATGGCAACACGATAAAGATTCTTTCAATCGTTTGTATGATGATTATTATTACAAACGAAACAATCACTATTGGTATTGTGAAGCAATGAAGAAATTACCAAGGTTAGTTCAAGCTACAAAGATGCTAGTTTGTGCAGAAGATTTAGGTATGATTCCTTCTTGTGTAGAGTGGGTTATGAAAGAATTACGCATCTTTAGTCTTGAGATCCAATCAATGCCAAAAGATCCTCATGTGAGATTTGGATATCTAAATCGCAATCCTTATCAGAGTGTTTCAACTATTAGTACCCACGATATGCCAACTCTTCGTTTATGGTGGGATGAAAACAATGAACAAACGCAAGATTATTATAATAATATGCTTTATCATTCGGGTTGCGCACCTCATCCACTTACAGGGCAATTAGCTCAAGAAATTATCGAAGGTCATTTGCATTCACCTTCTGCATTGTGTGTTATTAGCTTGCAAGACTGGCTTGCTATGGATGAAAAGATAAGGTTGTCTGATCCTCAAAGTGAAAGAATTAATATTCCAGCTAACCCCAATCATTATTGGAGATATCGAATGCATATCAGTATTGAAGACCTTATTGCGAATCACGAATTGGTGAATCGTATTACAGGAATGCTTCGTACAAGTGGTCGATAG